A segment of the Lactobacillus sp. ESL0700 genome:
CTAAATTATAACAGGTTATCCACAAATAGCAAATTATTTGTCTTACTTTTCCACAACGTATAGCTTTATTCTTAGGTAAACAAAAAAATGCCGATAAATCAGCATTTTGTATAGTCTATTTATTATTTTTTTGATATAAATCGTAGTGTTTACGCAGATATTTTGCAGTCAAACTTGTGGAATTTTCAGAAATATCCACAGGTATGCCACTAGCAACTATCTTACCTCCCTGCTGGCCACCACGCGGTCCCATATCAATCATATAATCACTGTTAGCTATCACATCTAAGTCGTGAGTAATTGTAATAATTGTTGCCTGCTGAGCTAACAATTTTTGCAAAACTGCTAGCAATGTCCGCACATCATACGGATGCAGCCCAACCGTCGGCTCATCAAAGACAAACAGACTGCCCTTTTGTTTACGGTGCAAGTGACTGGTTAGTTTCATCCGCTGCGCTTCACCACCTGATAAAGCCGGCGTTGACTCGCCTAAATGCAGGTAGCCCAATCCCATATCGTGCAAGGTGGTGACAGTTTTTTGAATTGCTGGCACTTTTGCAAACACTCCTTGATTGAGTACATCATCAACTGAGAGAGCTAAAACATCCGCAATACTCAGTCCCTGCCATTTAACTTGCAAAACTTTGGAGTTATAGCGTCGCCCGCCACACACAGAACAAGTTTCCACCATATCAGGCAAATATTGAATATCAAGTGCAATTACCCCCGTCCCACCACAGGCTGGACAAGCACCTTCTTTATTATTATAAGAAAAATGTGTGGCCTTATATTTTAACTGCTTTGCCAGCGGCTGGTTGGCGAATAATTTGCGCAAATTCGTCATAATGTCAGTATACGTCGCAACTGTCGACCGCTGGTTTTTACCAACTGGCGCAGAATCTACACTAACCACATTCGTAATTCCGCTGGCTGCTAAATCCTTGACCCAGGCTGGTCCAGGCTCGTGCTTTTTTTGCGCCTTAAGAGCTGGTAAAAGCGAATCAAGAATCATCGTTGTCTTGCCAGCACCGGAAAAGCCAGTAATTGAGGTCAAGCGACCAACGGGAATTTGCGCGTGAACATCGTGTAGATTAAAACGATCAGTAACTGTAAAAGTAATCTTCCCCTTGGCAAACAACGTGGCTTCTTTAGCCTGCGGCCTAACTTGTAAAGGTGCGTTACCTGTTAGATAAGGGCCAATGTGTGAACTTTCATTTTGCTTAATCTGATCGGGCGTGCCCTGAGCAATAATTTGGCCACCTTGACTGCCAGATCCCGGGCCAATCTCAATAATCCAATCGGCCGCGTTAATAATTGACGTTTCATGGTCAACAACCACCAAGGAATTCCCCTGATTAACCAGTTCATGAAAAACATCAATTAATCCGGCCACATTATCCGGGTGCAGACCAACAGACGGCTCATCTAAAACGTACAATACGCCAGTCGTTTCCGTTCTAAGCGTCCGGCCCAACTGTATTCGTTGCAATTCTCCCGTTGATAAGGTGCTAGCTTGCCGCGCCAAACTTAGATAATCTAAGCCTAACTTTAATAGTGGCTTAACTTGATGCATCAAT
Coding sequences within it:
- a CDS encoding ATP-binding cassette domain-containing protein, which produces MKYQEQPTQIQVRGGRVNNLKNINVDIPLHKFVAISGLSGSGKSSLAMGILYSEGARRYLDSLATYTRRRISQVGRAAVDEVKHIPSALALRQRPTIPGVRSTVGTVTEIFNILRLIFSRLGSPVCPNGHRVAPTIKIAQAMDLSGDAMGQITCPTCGVQFYAFSAEDFAFNSDGACTQCQGLGTVEQIDDDKIIADENLSLEQGAVATWQIPGRNWMWRIARELGVRTDIPYKELTAKEKQIVLHGEERKIPIDLPTSTGRVYHLDALYENAYNAVANSRKTTKSERGLERINAFYRFSTCPRCHGSRIDPSRWTQLVAGKNIVAAEQLTLGELNDYMQAILAELPENMQALAQNLTGELMHQVKPLLKLGLDYLSLARQASTLSTGELQRIQLGRTLRTETTGVLYVLDEPSVGLHPDNVAGLIDVFHELVNQGNSLVVVDHETSIINAADWIIEIGPGSGSQGGQIIAQGTPDQIKQNESSHIGPYLTGNAPLQVRPQAKEATLFAKGKITFTVTDRFNLHDVHAQIPVGRLTSITGFSGAGKTTMILDSLLPALKAQKKHEPGPAWVKDLAASGITNVVSVDSAPVGKNQRSTVATYTDIMTNLRKLFANQPLAKQLKYKATHFSYNNKEGACPACGGTGVIALDIQYLPDMVETCSVCGGRRYNSKVLQVKWQGLSIADVLALSVDDVLNQGVFAKVPAIQKTVTTLHDMGLGYLHLGESTPALSGGEAQRMKLTSHLHRKQKGSLFVFDEPTVGLHPYDVRTLLAVLQKLLAQQATIITITHDLDVIANSDYMIDMGPRGGQQGGKIVASGIPVDISENSTSLTAKYLRKHYDLYQKNNK